Proteins from one Bacteroides zhangwenhongii genomic window:
- a CDS encoding DNA alkylation repair protein — protein MDIKEQLKDIKTQLRLSMNGAVSQSMREKGLVYKLNFGVELPRIKMIAGNYEKNHDLAQALWKEDIRECKILAGLLQPIDTFYPEIADIWVEDIRNIEIAELTCMNLFQNLPYAPAKSFHWIADEREYIQTCGFLTAARLLMKKGDMTERAAGELLDQSICAVHSESYHVRNAALLVIRKYMQHNEENAFQVCRLVEGMADSNMEGEQMLYNMVKAEME, from the coding sequence ATGGATATTAAAGAACAACTGAAAGATATCAAGACACAGCTCCGTCTCTCAATGAACGGGGCTGTGTCCCAAAGTATGCGTGAAAAGGGGTTGGTATACAAACTGAATTTTGGTGTCGAACTGCCCCGTATCAAAATGATTGCAGGGAATTACGAGAAGAATCACGACTTGGCGCAGGCCTTGTGGAAAGAGGATATCCGCGAATGTAAAATATTGGCCGGACTGTTGCAGCCGATTGATACTTTTTATCCTGAGATAGCCGATATTTGGGTAGAGGATATCCGGAATATAGAGATTGCGGAACTGACGTGTATGAATCTTTTTCAGAATCTGCCGTATGCCCCTGCCAAGTCTTTCCACTGGATAGCCGATGAACGGGAATATATACAGACTTGTGGATTCCTGACTGCTGCCCGGCTTCTGATGAAAAAGGGAGATATGACTGAACGGGCTGCCGGTGAGTTGCTTGACCAGTCTATTTGTGCCGTTCACTCCGAAAGTTATCATGTACGCAATGCTGCTTTGCTGGTGATTCGTAAATATATGCAGCACAACGAAGAGAATGCTTTCCAGGTATGTCGGTTGGTAGAAGGAATGGCCGATTCCAATATGGAAGGAGAGCAAATGCTTTATAATATGGTAAAGGCGGAGATGGAATAA
- a CDS encoding dipeptidyl-peptidase 3 family protein, with protein sequence MKKHLISMTIAATLLTSCGGSKTTTADAEKFDYTVEQFADLQILRYKVPGFEELTLKQKELIYYLTQAALEGRDILFDQNGKYNLRIRRMLEAVYTNYQGDKTTSDFKNMEIYLKRVWFSNGIHHHYGSEKFVPNFSQDFLKQAVLALDAKQLPLAEGQTAEQLCDELFPVIFDPAIMPKRVNQADGEDLVLTSACNYYDGVTQQEAEAFYGAMKDPKDETPISYGLNSRLVKENGKLQEKVWKVGGLYTQAIEKIVYWLKKAEAVAENDAQKAVIAQLIQFYETGSLKDFDEYAILWVKDLDSRIDFVNGFTESYGDPLGMKASWESLVNFKDLEATRRTEIISSNAQWFEDHSPVDKSFKKDEVKGVSAKVITAAILAGDLYPSTAIGINLPNANWIRAHHGSKSVTIGNITDAYNKAAHGNGFNEEFVYSDMERQLIDAYSDLTDELHTDLHECLGHGSGKLLPGVDPDALKAYGSTIEEARADLFGLYYVADPKLVELKLLSSPEAYKAQYYTYLMNGLMTQLVRIEPGNNVEEAHMRNRQLIARWVYEKGAADKVVELVKKDGKTYVVINDYPKVRELFGELLAEIQRIKSTGDFEGARSLVENYAVKVDPTLHAEILERYKKLNLAPYKGFVNPKYELVTDENGNITDVTVSYDEGYAEQMLRYSTENSPLPSVNN encoded by the coding sequence ATGAAGAAACATCTTATTTCAATGACTATTGCCGCCACGCTTTTGACGTCGTGCGGAGGAAGTAAAACAACAACTGCTGATGCAGAAAAATTTGATTATACAGTGGAACAATTTGCTGATTTACAGATTTTGCGTTACAAGGTTCCCGGATTCGAGGAACTGACGCTGAAACAGAAAGAACTGATTTATTACCTGACACAGGCTGCTTTGGAAGGAAGGGATATTCTGTTCGACCAGAATGGAAAATACAATTTGAGAATCCGTCGGATGCTCGAAGCGGTATATACGAATTATCAGGGGGATAAGACAACTTCTGACTTTAAGAACATGGAGATTTACTTGAAAAGAGTATGGTTCTCCAATGGTATTCATCATCATTATGGCTCGGAGAAATTTGTACCGAATTTCTCACAGGACTTTTTGAAACAAGCTGTGCTTGCCCTCGATGCCAAGCAGCTTCCGCTTGCAGAGGGGCAGACTGCCGAACAGCTTTGTGATGAGTTGTTCCCCGTGATCTTTGATCCGGCTATTATGCCGAAACGGGTGAATCAGGCGGATGGTGAGGATCTTGTGCTGACTTCGGCTTGTAACTATTACGATGGGGTGACACAACAGGAAGCGGAGGCTTTCTACGGAGCGATGAAAGATCCGAAAGATGAGACTCCCATTTCTTATGGCTTGAATAGCCGTCTGGTAAAAGAGAATGGAAAGTTGCAGGAGAAAGTATGGAAAGTCGGCGGGCTTTATACACAGGCTATTGAGAAGATTGTGTATTGGCTGAAGAAAGCGGAAGCGGTGGCTGAGAATGATGCACAGAAAGCTGTGATTGCCCAACTGATTCAGTTCTATGAGACCGGTAGCCTGAAAGATTTTGATGAATATGCTATTCTTTGGGTGAAAGACCTTGACTCGCGAATTGATTTTGTGAATGGATTTACAGAAAGTTATGGAGATCCGTTAGGCATGAAAGCGAGCTGGGAATCTTTGGTCAACTTCAAAGACCTGGAAGCTACTCGCCGTACGGAAATTATCAGCAGCAATGCCCAATGGTTCGAGGATCACTCTCCGGTGGACAAGTCTTTCAAGAAAGATGAAGTGAAGGGTGTGTCGGCTAAGGTGATTACCGCCGCTATCCTTGCCGGTGATCTCTATCCGTCAACTGCTATCGGTATCAATCTTCCGAATGCCAACTGGATTCGTGCGCATCACGGTTCTAAATCGGTGACTATCGGTAACATTACGGACGCTTACAATAAGGCGGCTCATGGAAACGGGTTTAATGAGGAATTCGTTTATAGCGATATGGAAAGACAGCTGATCGACGCTTATTCCGATCTGACGGACGAACTTCACACGGATTTGCATGAGTGTCTGGGACATGGTTCCGGGAAGTTGCTTCCGGGAGTAGATCCTGATGCGTTGAAGGCTTACGGCTCTACGATTGAAGAAGCTCGTGCCGACTTGTTCGGATTGTACTATGTGGCCGATCCGAAATTGGTGGAACTGAAACTTCTTTCCTCTCCGGAAGCTTATAAAGCTCAATATTACACGTATCTGATGAATGGTCTGATGACTCAGTTGGTACGTATCGAACCGGGAAACAATGTGGAGGAAGCTCATATGCGTAACCGTCAGTTAATAGCCCGTTGGGTATATGAAAAAGGAGCTGCCGATAAAGTAGTAGAATTGGTGAAGAAGGATGGAAAGACGTATGTGGTCATCAACGATTATCCGAAGGTACGCGAACTTTTCGGTGAGTTATTGGCTGAGATCCAGCGTATCAAGTCGACCGGTGATTTTGAAGGTGCCCGTTCATTGGTAGAGAATTATGCGGTGAAAGTAGATCCGACTCTGCATGCTGAGATACTGGAACGCTATAAGAAGTTGAATCTGGCTCCTTACAAAGGCTTTGTAAATCCTAAATATGAACTGGTGACGGATGAAAACGGTAACATTACGGATGTCACCGTATCATACGACGAAGGTTATGCAGAACAGATGTTGCGTTACAGCACCGAAAACTCTCCGCTGCCTTCGGTAAACAACTAA
- a CDS encoding helix-turn-helix domain-containing protein: MSDLENKTSEETPKKRPYNLREKKEKKAAYRSLIRPELADELYDKILNIIVVQKKYKDPDYSAKDLAKELKTNTRYLSAVVNSRFGMNYSCLLNEYRVKDALHLLTDKRYADKNVEEISAMVGFANRQSFYAAFYKNIGETPNGYRKKHLESKK; encoded by the coding sequence ATGAGTGATTTAGAGAACAAAACATCGGAAGAAACTCCGAAAAAACGCCCTTACAATTTGAGGGAGAAGAAAGAAAAGAAGGCTGCATATAGGTCGTTAATCAGACCGGAATTGGCAGATGAGTTGTATGACAAGATCTTGAATATCATAGTCGTACAGAAAAAGTACAAGGATCCTGATTATTCAGCAAAAGACTTGGCGAAAGAATTGAAAACGAATACTCGTTACCTTTCTGCAGTAGTGAACTCACGTTTCGGTATGAATTATTCTTGTTTGTTGAACGAATACAGAGTGAAAGATGCTTTGCATTTATTGACTGACAAACGTTATGCCGATAAGAATGTGGAAGAAATTAGTGCCATGGTTGGTTTCGCAAATCGTCAATCTTTTTATGCCGCATTCTACAAGAATATAGGTGAGACTCCTAACGGATACCGCAAGAAACATTTGGAAAGCAAAAAGTAA
- the recQ gene encoding DNA helicase RecQ, producing MRETLKTYFGYDSFRPLQEEIIRHILNKQDALVLMPTGGGKSICYQLPALLSEGTAIVVSPLISLMKDQVEALQANGIAAGALNSSNDETENANLRRSCVAGKLKLLYISPEKLLAEKDYLLRDMNISLFAIDEAHCISQWGHDFRPEYTQMGVLHQQFPQVPIIALTATADKITREDIIRQLHLIRPRTFISSFDRPNISLTVKRGFQAKEKNKAIIEFIQRHGKESGIIYCMSRSKTETVAQMLLKQGIRCGVYHAGLSAQQRDETQDDFINDRIQVVCATIAFGMGIDKSNVRWVIHYNLPKSIESFYQEIGRAGRDGLPSDTVLFYSLGDLILLTKFASESNQQKINLEKLQRMQQYAEADICRRRILLSYFGETATEDCGNCDVCKNPPQRFDGTVIVQKALSAIARAEQQIGTGLLIDILRGSYSAEVTAKGYQELKTFGVGRDIPPRDWQDYLLQMLQLGYFEIAYNENNHLKITPSGSDILFGRAKATLAVIRHEETATRKGKKKKVVVAKELPFGLAGGESEDLFEALRGLRKQLADQEGLPAYIVLSDKVLHLLSISRPTTIEEFGSISGIGEYKKKKYGKDFVNLIRQFT from the coding sequence ATGAGAGAAACCCTAAAAACATATTTCGGATACGACAGTTTCCGTCCGCTACAAGAAGAAATCATCCGGCACATTCTGAATAAACAGGATGCACTGGTTCTAATGCCCACAGGTGGAGGAAAATCCATCTGTTATCAACTGCCTGCTTTGCTCAGCGAAGGTACTGCCATCGTGGTTTCTCCGCTTATCTCACTCATGAAAGATCAAGTGGAAGCGTTACAGGCAAACGGCATTGCCGCCGGAGCCCTGAATAGCAGTAATGACGAAACGGAAAATGCCAATTTACGGCGTTCCTGCGTTGCGGGGAAGCTGAAACTGCTTTATATTTCTCCTGAAAAGTTGTTGGCGGAAAAAGACTACCTGCTACGGGATATGAACATTTCTCTATTTGCCATAGACGAGGCTCATTGTATCTCTCAATGGGGACACGATTTTCGTCCGGAGTATACACAGATGGGAGTCCTCCATCAACAATTCCCACAAGTGCCCATCATCGCTTTAACCGCCACTGCGGATAAAATCACCCGCGAAGATATCATCCGTCAGCTACATCTTATCCGACCACGTACGTTTATTTCTTCTTTCGACCGCCCCAACATCAGCCTGACAGTCAAACGGGGATTTCAGGCGAAAGAAAAAAATAAAGCCATCATAGAATTCATCCAACGACATGGAAAAGAAAGCGGAATCATCTACTGCATGAGCCGCAGCAAGACAGAAACAGTAGCCCAAATGCTGCTAAAGCAAGGTATCCGTTGTGGGGTCTATCATGCCGGTTTATCCGCACAGCAACGTGACGAGACACAAGATGATTTCATCAACGACCGCATTCAGGTAGTGTGTGCCACCATCGCTTTCGGTATGGGAATCGACAAATCGAATGTACGCTGGGTGATTCACTATAATCTGCCCAAAAGTATAGAAAGCTTTTATCAGGAAATCGGACGTGCCGGACGGGATGGCCTGCCCAGCGATACTGTATTATTCTATTCATTAGGCGATCTGATACTACTGACCAAATTCGCATCGGAAAGTAATCAACAAAAGATCAACCTCGAGAAACTTCAACGAATGCAACAATATGCGGAAGCTGACATCTGCCGGAGACGCATCTTATTGAGCTATTTCGGAGAGACAGCCACAGAGGACTGCGGAAATTGTGATGTCTGCAAGAATCCCCCCCAGCGTTTTGACGGGACGGTCATTGTACAAAAAGCACTAAGCGCCATTGCACGTGCGGAACAACAGATCGGGACAGGACTGCTGATCGACATTCTGCGGGGAAGCTATTCGGCAGAGGTGACAGCGAAAGGGTACCAAGAACTCAAGACATTCGGTGTCGGACGTGATATTCCCCCTCGCGATTGGCAAGATTACCTTCTTCAGATGTTGCAACTCGGCTATTTTGAAATAGCTTATAACGAGAACAATCATCTGAAAATCACGCCCAGCGGGAGTGACATTCTTTTTGGGAGAGCAAAAGCCACATTGGCAGTTATCCGTCACGAAGAGACCGCTACACGAAAAGGGAAAAAGAAGAAAGTAGTGGTAGCCAAAGAACTTCCTTTCGGCCTGGCAGGCGGCGAAAGCGAAGATTTATTCGAAGCACTGCGCGGATTAAGAAAACAATTAGCCGATCAGGAAGGTCTGCCCGCCTATATCGTATTGTCGGACAAAGTATTACATCTGCTCAGCATTTCACGACCTACCACCATTGAAGAATTCGGATCTATCAGCGGTATCGGAGAATATAAGAAGAAAAAATATGGTAAAGATTTCGTCAACCTAATCCGGCAGTTCACCTGA
- a CDS encoding MGMT family protein produces the protein MTISISILIPCHRVTGGNRALTGYAGRLPAKKTLLDWEADVR, from the coding sequence ATAACCATTTCAATTTCGATACTTATTCCCTGCCATCGTGTGACTGGCGGTAACCGTGCATTGACCGGTTATGCGGGTAGGCTGCCGGCAAAAAAGACTTTACTGGATTGGGAGGCGGATGTCAGGTGA
- a CDS encoding tetratricopeptide repeat protein — MVRTIIALFFCFPVALYAQTYQQLSERAIDCIEKDSLPQAEELLLRALKLEPKNAKNALLFSNLGLVQRRLGEFDKALESYSFALNFAPLAVPILLDRAAIYMEMGKTDRAYTDYCQVLDGDKQNKEALLMRAYIYVLRRDYPAARIDYNRLLELDPQSYSGRLGLATLEQKEGKFREALAILNKMIVEYPEDATLYIARADVERDMKHEDLALVDLEEAIRLDASSADAYLLRGNIYLVQKKKALAKSDFEKAISLGVPPADLHEQLKQCR; from the coding sequence ATGGTAAGAACGATTATTGCTTTATTTTTCTGTTTCCCGGTTGCCTTGTATGCGCAAACTTATCAGCAATTGTCCGAAAGGGCTATTGACTGTATCGAAAAAGACAGTCTTCCACAAGCGGAAGAACTTTTGCTTCGTGCTTTGAAACTGGAACCGAAAAATGCGAAGAATGCGTTGCTTTTTTCCAATCTGGGATTGGTACAACGTCGTTTGGGAGAGTTTGATAAGGCACTCGAATCTTATTCTTTTGCCTTGAACTTTGCTCCATTGGCAGTTCCTATTTTGTTGGACCGTGCCGCCATCTATATGGAGATGGGAAAGACAGATCGCGCTTATACGGATTATTGTCAGGTGCTTGACGGGGATAAGCAGAATAAGGAAGCCTTATTGATGCGTGCATATATTTATGTACTCCGCAGGGATTATCCGGCTGCCCGTATTGATTATAATCGTTTATTGGAACTTGACCCGCAGAGTTATAGCGGTCGGCTGGGATTGGCTACGTTGGAGCAGAAAGAAGGAAAGTTCCGTGAAGCTCTTGCCATTCTGAATAAGATGATTGTGGAATATCCTGAGGATGCGACACTGTATATAGCCCGTGCCGATGTAGAGCGTGACATGAAACATGAAGATTTGGCACTGGTTGATTTGGAGGAAGCGATCCGGTTGGATGCTTCGTCGGCTGATGCTTATTTGTTGCGTGGAAATATCTATCTGGTACAGAAAAAAAAGGCATTGGCAAAATCGGACTTTGAGAAAGCCATTTCGCTGGGAGTACCTCCTGCCGATTTACACGAGCAGTTGAAACAATGTAGATAA
- the cysK gene encoding cysteine synthase A → MAKIAKKLTDLVGNTPLMELSGYCGKYGLEQNIIAKLEAFNPAGSVKDRVALSMIEDAEARGVLKPGATIIEPTSGNTGVGLAMVATIKGYHLILTMPETMSLERRNLLKALGAEIVLTDGLGGMAASIAKAEELRDSIPGSVILQQFENPANAAAHERTTGEEIWRDTDGEVDVFVAGVGTGGTVCGVARALKKHNPDIYIVAVEPAASPVLEGGQAAPHRIQGIGANFIPKLYDASMIDEVIGVPDDEAIRAGRELSATEGLLAGISSGAAVYAARQLAQRPEFKNKKIVALLPDTGERYLSTELFAFDAYPLD, encoded by the coding sequence ATGGCTAAGATTGCGAAGAAACTAACAGATTTAGTGGGGAATACTCCTCTGATGGAGCTTTCCGGTTATTGTGGAAAGTATGGTCTGGAACAAAATATTATTGCCAAACTGGAGGCTTTTAATCCGGCGGGAAGTGTGAAAGACAGGGTGGCTCTTTCGATGATTGAAGATGCGGAGGCACGTGGGGTATTGAAGCCCGGTGCAACGATAATCGAACCGACAAGCGGAAATACAGGTGTCGGACTGGCAATGGTCGCTACCATCAAAGGATATCACTTGATATTGACAATGCCTGAGACGATGAGTCTGGAACGGCGTAACCTGCTGAAAGCACTCGGTGCGGAAATTGTTCTGACAGACGGCTTGGGCGGAATGGCGGCTTCCATTGCAAAGGCTGAGGAATTGCGAGACAGTATTCCCGGTTCGGTGATTCTGCAACAATTTGAGAATCCTGCCAATGCGGCGGCGCATGAGCGTACGACAGGAGAAGAGATATGGCGGGATACAGATGGCGAAGTAGACGTTTTTGTTGCCGGAGTCGGTACCGGAGGAACGGTTTGCGGTGTAGCCCGTGCTTTAAAGAAACATAATCCCGATATTTATATCGTAGCGGTAGAACCGGCTGCGTCTCCTGTATTGGAAGGTGGACAGGCGGCTCCACACCGTATTCAGGGAATCGGGGCCAATTTCATTCCGAAACTTTATGATGCTTCTATGATAGACGAAGTTATCGGTGTGCCTGATGATGAAGCGATTCGTGCAGGGCGTGAACTATCGGCAACGGAAGGCTTGTTGGCCGGAATTTCTTCGGGGGCGGCTGTGTATGCAGCCCGTCAACTGGCACAGCGTCCGGAATTTAAAAACAAAAAGATAGTGGCGTTGTTACCTGATACGGGAGAGCGTTATTTGTCGACGGAATTGTTTGCATTTGACGCATATCCGTTGGACTGA
- a CDS encoding LTA synthase family protein codes for MKKRIIQFLTTYFLFVLLFVLQKPLFMVYYHDLYADVSFGDYFSVMWHGLPLDLSLAGYLTAIPGLILIASAWTDSSILRRIRQVYFGLIAFVMACIFIVDLGLYGFWGFRLDATPIFYFFSSPKDAIASVSFWFVLLGILAMLVYAAVLYSIFYIVLIRERKPLKIPYRRQNVSFALLLLTAALFIPIRGGFTVSTMNLSKVYYSQDQRMNHAAINPAFSFMYSATHQNNFEKQYRFMDPQKADELFAEMVDKPAVTADSIPQLLNTQRPNIIFIILESFSTHLMETFGGHPNVAVNMDKFAKEGILFSNFYASSFRTDRGLASIISGYPGQPSTSIMKYPEKTDKLPSIPRSLRNAGYSLEYYYGGDADFTNMRSYLVSSGIERIVCDKDFPLSERTGKWGAQDHVLFQRLMKDIKEEKQQEPFLKLVQTSSSHEPFEVPFHRLDDKILNAFAYADSCVGDFVEQYKETQLWKNTLFVLVPDHQGAYPYPIENPLDGQTIPLILLGGAIKEPRVIDTYASQIDIAATLLAQLGLPHDDFTFSKNILNPSSPHFGYFTRPNFFGMVTPENQLVYNLDANTVQLDEGTEKGANLEKGKAFLQKLYDDLAKR; via the coding sequence ATGAAAAAGAGAATTATCCAATTTCTCACGACATACTTTTTATTTGTCCTCTTGTTTGTTCTCCAAAAGCCGCTCTTCATGGTCTACTACCATGATTTATACGCCGATGTTTCTTTCGGTGATTATTTCAGTGTCATGTGGCACGGCTTACCTTTGGATTTATCACTCGCAGGCTACCTCACCGCCATTCCCGGCCTGATACTTATCGCTTCCGCCTGGACGGATTCGTCTATACTCCGCCGCATCCGGCAAGTCTATTTCGGATTGATAGCATTTGTCATGGCATGTATCTTTATTGTCGATCTCGGTCTATACGGTTTCTGGGGATTCCGTCTTGACGCCACCCCCATTTTCTATTTCTTCTCCTCACCCAAAGATGCTATCGCAAGCGTCAGTTTCTGGTTCGTTTTATTGGGAATATTAGCAATGTTGGTCTATGCAGCTGTTTTATATTCTATCTTTTATATCGTACTGATCCGTGAAAGAAAACCTTTAAAGATACCCTATCGTCGGCAAAATGTCTCATTCGCGCTGTTATTGCTCACCGCCGCACTTTTCATCCCCATTCGTGGCGGGTTCACCGTGTCGACCATGAATCTGAGTAAAGTCTATTACAGTCAGGATCAGCGAATGAATCATGCCGCCATCAATCCGGCATTCAGTTTCATGTATTCTGCTACCCATCAGAATAATTTTGAGAAACAATATCGGTTCATGGACCCTCAAAAGGCCGACGAATTGTTTGCGGAAATGGTAGACAAACCTGCCGTAACTGCCGACAGCATTCCCCAATTATTAAATACACAACGCCCGAATATTATCTTTATTATTCTCGAAAGTTTCTCCACACATCTGATGGAAACTTTCGGCGGACATCCGAACGTAGCTGTCAATATGGATAAATTCGCCAAAGAAGGCATATTATTCAGCAATTTCTACGCCAGCAGCTTCCGTACCGATCGTGGGCTGGCTTCCATCATCAGTGGTTATCCCGGACAGCCAAGCACCAGCATTATGAAATATCCCGAAAAGACGGACAAACTTCCTTCTATTCCGCGAAGTTTGAGAAATGCGGGATACAGTCTAGAATATTATTACGGAGGGGACGCCGACTTTACGAATATGCGTTCTTATTTGGTATCCTCCGGCATTGAGAGAATTGTATGCGATAAGGATTTTCCTTTGTCCGAACGTACCGGAAAATGGGGAGCGCAGGACCATGTATTATTCCAACGTCTGATGAAAGACATCAAGGAGGAAAAACAGCAAGAGCCTTTTCTTAAACTCGTGCAAACCTCAAGCAGTCATGAACCTTTTGAAGTTCCGTTCCACAGACTGGACGATAAAATACTCAATGCCTTTGCCTATGCGGACAGTTGCGTGGGAGATTTCGTTGAACAATATAAGGAGACGCAGCTTTGGAAAAACACCCTGTTTGTACTTGTTCCCGATCATCAGGGAGCTTATCCGTATCCGATAGAGAATCCGCTGGACGGGCAGACCATCCCGTTAATCTTGCTTGGCGGAGCAATCAAAGAGCCTCGTGTAATAGATACGTATGCTTCACAAATTGACATTGCCGCCACCTTGCTCGCACAGCTGGGGCTGCCACACGACGACTTTACGTTCAGCAAAAACATACTGAACCCGTCATCTCCGCATTTCGGATATTTTACCCGACCGAACTTCTTCGGCATGGTTACTCCCGAAAACCAGTTGGTATACAACTTGGATGCAAATACCGTACAACTTGACGAAGGTACAGAGAAAGGTGCCAATCTGGAGAAAGGAAAAGCTTTCCTCCAAAAGCTCTACGATGACCTTGCCAAACGATAA
- a CDS encoding phosphatase PAP2 family protein, which translates to MVHTDIIQYLSEIDTNVFLYFNGIHSPFWDYFMTSFTGKIIWVPMYASILYILLKNFHWKAVLCYVAAIALIITFADQMCSSIIRPVVARLRPSNPESPIVDMVYIVNNYRGGSYGFPSCHAANSFGLAMYVVFMFRKRWLSIFIIAWALLNCYTRVYLGVHYPGDLLVGGIIGGFGGWLFATIAHKAAIYLEPSTCMKRKELKQWSVTIYVGLLTVLGIIIYSTIKSW; encoded by the coding sequence ATGGTACATACTGACATCATCCAATATCTTTCGGAAATAGATACAAATGTCTTCCTATATTTCAATGGTATCCACTCTCCCTTTTGGGACTATTTCATGACTTCCTTTACAGGAAAAATAATTTGGGTACCGATGTACGCCAGCATCCTATACATATTACTAAAGAACTTCCATTGGAAAGCCGTTCTGTGTTATGTAGCCGCTATTGCACTTATCATCACCTTCGCCGACCAAATGTGCAGCAGTATCATCCGCCCGGTCGTGGCGCGCCTGCGCCCTTCCAATCCGGAAAGTCCCATTGTAGATATGGTATATATCGTCAACAATTATCGTGGTGGAAGCTACGGTTTCCCATCGTGCCATGCAGCCAATTCATTCGGTCTTGCCATGTATGTGGTCTTCATGTTCCGCAAACGCTGGCTAAGCATTTTCATTATCGCATGGGCCCTCCTCAATTGTTACACACGCGTATATCTAGGGGTGCATTATCCGGGTGATTTGCTTGTCGGAGGAATTATCGGCGGATTCGGCGGATGGCTGTTCGCTACCATTGCCCATAAAGCAGCCATCTATCTGGAACCTTCCACCTGTATGAAGAGAAAAGAACTCAAACAATGGTCAGTAACTATTTATGTAGGATTACTGACCGTACTCGGAATCATTATCTATTCCACTATTAAAAGCTGGTAG
- the leuB gene encoding 3-isopropylmalate dehydrogenase has product MDFKIAVLAGDGIGPEISVQGVEVMSAVCEKFGHKVSYEYAICGADAIDKVGDPFPEKTYQVCKEADAVLFSAVGDPKFDNDPTAKVRPEQGLLAMRKKLGLFANIRPVQTFKCLIHKSPLRAELVENADFICIRELTGGMYFGEKYQDNDKAYDTNYYTRPEIERILKVAFEYAMKRRKHLTVVDKANVLASSRLWRQIAQEMAPNYPEVTTDYMFVDNAAMKMIQEPAFFDVMVTENTFGDILTDEGSVISGSMGLLPSASTGESTPVFEPIHGSWPQAKGLNIANPLAQILSVAMLFEYFDCKEEGALIRKAVDASLDANVRTPEIQVAGGDKYGTKEVGQWIVDYIKKA; this is encoded by the coding sequence ATGGATTTTAAAATAGCTGTATTAGCAGGCGACGGTATCGGACCGGAAATCTCTGTACAAGGTGTGGAGGTGATGAGTGCCGTTTGTGAGAAATTTGGTCACAAAGTAAGTTATGAATATGCGATTTGCGGTGCGGATGCAATTGATAAAGTAGGCGATCCGTTCCCGGAAAAGACCTATCAGGTTTGTAAAGAGGCGGATGCGGTTTTATTCTCTGCCGTAGGCGATCCGAAGTTTGACAATGATCCTACTGCCAAGGTACGTCCGGAGCAAGGGTTGTTGGCTATGCGTAAGAAACTAGGACTTTTTGCCAATATCCGTCCGGTGCAAACATTCAAATGTCTGATTCACAAGTCTCCGTTGCGTGCGGAATTGGTGGAGAATGCGGACTTTATTTGTATCCGTGAACTGACCGGAGGTATGTATTTCGGTGAAAAATACCAGGATAATGACAAGGCATACGATACGAATTATTATACCCGTCCGGAAATAGAACGTATTCTGAAGGTTGCTTTCGAGTATGCAATGAAGCGCAGAAAGCACTTGACAGTGGTCGATAAGGCGAATGTTCTTGCTTCGTCTCGTTTGTGGCGTCAGATTGCACAGGAGATGGCTCCGAACTATCCGGAAGTAACTACCGACTATATGTTTGTGGATAATGCTGCGATGAAGATGATTCAGGAACCGGCATTCTTTGACGTGATGGTAACGGAAAATACTTTCGGGGATATCCTGACCGATGAAGGTTCTGTCATCAGTGGCTCTATGGGGTTGCTTCCTTCCGCCTCTACGGGTGAAAGTACTCCGGTATTTGAACCGATTCACGGCTCATGGCCGCAGGCGAAAGGGCTGAATATTGCCAATCCGTTGGCGCAGATCCTTTCTGTGGCTATGTTGTTCGAGTATTTCGACTGCAAAGAAGAGGGTGCATTGATTCGTAAAGCTGTAGATGCTTCTTTGGATGCAAATGTGCGTACACCGGAAATCCAGGTTGCCGGTGGTGACAAGTACGGAACGAAAGAAGTAGGACAGTGGATTGTTGATTATATCAAGAAGGCTTGA